The Parcubacteria group bacterium CG10_big_fil_rev_8_21_14_0_10_36_14 sequence GATCAAGTCCCTCTGAAAATCCCGATAAACTTGAAATATTCTGATTATAGTTTCTTGAATTGCTTTCGCTTGCCACTATATTCGCCCAAAATTGTTTTGCGTAAACACCACAATGCGGACAATGGAATTGTCCTTTTGCATGTTCTGGCGGATAATATTTTTCTCGTTTCATAAGATTAAATTATTGTTGTTGCTTTTTCATAAAGTATAGGCAAACAATCCTGCCTCATTCTAAATTTCGTTCCGTGATTATGGCCAGTGCGAGCGTCAAAATCCACTAAAATTTTACCTTCTTCCAGTGCTTTCAAAAATCCTTCAAAACTAAATTTCTGTAACATCATTACTTTTGTGTAGTGATAAAATTCTTTTTTGCGTCTGATTTCTACTTCGGCCTGAACGTAAAAAGCGTTAAGCAATTTTGTTCCGGCTTTATGTTCCAAATCGTCAAAGCCCCAATAGGGTTGTGGGTTAAGTTCGCTAAGTCCAATACGCTTTTTAACTTGTTGTAGCCATTCTTTATGTCTTTTGTCCACGCATTTTGAATCAAACGAAATTAAAATTTTTCGCTCCTTGCGATCAACAACAACTTTAAATCCTCTATCACTGCAAGAATTGCCGTGAATAGTTTGGCGAAAACTCATTTCGCCTTTTGGATATTTTTTGCCGTCTTCTTGGTGTGCCCAGCCGTAAAGAGGTAATAAAACTTGCGGAACAAAACGAATTGCCCGAGGTGAAGGCTCAATATGAAAAAGTGTTGTTAGTGATGTTGAATTTAAGCGTTGGGCTTTTAATTCCCATTCAGCGGCATTTGGAATTGGCAAATTGTTTTCCTTGATTCCGAGCAAGTCTTCAAGAGTGTTGCCGATACCGCCGGCGTTTCCTTTTCGTGCGTTTGGCACAAACCCCATTGCAGAAATTTCTTTCAACTTTGCGATTAGAGCCGGTTTTGTGTAAATAATTTG is a genomic window containing:
- a CDS encoding nciI → MSKQIIYTKPALIAKLKEISAMGFVPNARKGNAGGIGNTLEDLLGIKENNLPIPNAAEWELKAQRLNSTSLTTLFHIEPSPRAIRFVPQVLLPLYGWAHQEDGKKYPKGEMSFRQTIHGNSCSDRGFKVVVDRKERKILISFDSKCVDKRHKEWLQQVKKRIGLSELNPQPYWGFDDLEHKAGTKLLNAFYVQAEVEIRRKKEFYHYTKVMMLQKFSFEGFLKALEEGKILVDFDARTGHNHGTKFRMRQDCLPILYEKATTII